The Deltaproteobacteria bacterium DNA segment CGATCAACTCGCTTTCTCAGATCGACGAATATCTCTACGCCTCAGGTCAGCCGCTACAGAAGTCGGATGTCGAGTTGCTAGAGAAGTACGACCGGTTGGTCAGCAACGACTATTGCCGGCCCGGTTGCGGCGCGTGCTTGTCGTCATGTCCGTCCGCAGTGCCGGTCAACGACATTCTTCGTTACGCGATGTACTATGAAAATTATGGTCAGCAACGTATAGGCATGGAAGCATACGCAAAGATTCCTTCCTTACAGAATGCATCGCAGTGTGTGTCCTGCAACACTACGTGTGATAGGGCTTGCCCATTTGGATTGCCAGTGCGAGAGAAGATGCTTCACGCCCATCGTATGCTGCGGGTGCCAGGGAAAGATGTGAGTATAGAGATTTAGGACGTAATACGTAAAGCGTAATACGTAACCACCCAGCCCCACATTTTTACGAATTACGAATCACGCATTCCATTCTTCTTGAAGAAACAATTTATTATGAAGTATGCGGTATTCTACAGTCTCCAAGCACCGCCAGAATTCGGCGTCACTCCACAACAGGTCTACGCCGAGGCGTTGGATCAGATTCAACGCGCTGATGAACTTGGCCTGTCCCAAGTGTGGCTCACCGAACACCACTTTATGGATGATGCCTATTGTCCATCACCGATGATCGCTGCCGCGGCCATCGCTGGGCGGACAAAGAAGATTCGCATCGGCCAAGGAGTCGTTCTACTCCCCTTCTATGGTCATCCACTCAAGCTCGCCGAAGATGCGGCTGTGCTTGATGTCCTCTCTAGTGGACGGTTTGAGTTGGGCATTGGACGTGGCTACCGACCCCACGAATTCACCGGGTTTGGTCTGAACCGAAAACAGCGCGTATCGATGACCAATGAAGGGATCGAGATCATTCGCAAGGCGTGGAGCGGTGAGCGCTTTAGCTTTAGCGGTAAACATTATCAAGTGAATGAAGCACGCCTCACACCAACGCCAGTGCAAAAACCCACGCCACTGTGGTCGGGAGCAGGAACTCCAGCCGCGCGACGGCGAGTGGCAGAGCGTGGATTGCCGCTGCTCGTCTCTCTCATTACCAACCTTGAAGAAACCAAGGCAGAGTTTGGCGACTACACACAGGCGCTCCAGGATTTTGGCCACGATCCTGCGCAGTTTCCCCGCGCCTTAATCCGTGAATTTTATGTTGCTGAGGATAGTAAACGCGCCTGGGAAGAAGTGAAACCGCACTTCTT contains these protein-coding regions:
- a CDS encoding LLM class flavin-dependent oxidoreductase — translated: MKYAVFYSLQAPPEFGVTPQQVYAEALDQIQRADELGLSQVWLTEHHFMDDAYCPSPMIAAAAIAGRTKKIRIGQGVVLLPFYGHPLKLAEDAAVLDVLSSGRFELGIGRGYRPHEFTGFGLNRKQRVSMTNEGIEIIRKAWSGERFSFSGKHYQVNEARLTPTPVQKPTPLWSGAGTPAARRRVAERGLPLLVSLITNLEETKAEFGDYTQALQDFGHDPAQFPRALIREFYVAEDSKRAWEEVKPHFLHVYRKVYCPPWIPFFDTNPDGSQRRVTDPNDPYFASENYRKDRHIIGDPEFCARELRRFKNEAKIDIMILRMQFPGQSHAHVLRSLELLVKEVIPRVEA